One Capsicum annuum cultivar UCD-10X-F1 chromosome 2, UCD10Xv1.1, whole genome shotgun sequence genomic window carries:
- the LOC107861391 gene encoding transcription factor SPATULA isoform X2 — translation MANNNVFSWTDPDPEPDDISVFLRHILLPSSSSSSNFMAIKGNEMQYSSSLPQLMPKNDQHGLGVSNGDLSSMLNSSTAGIFSSSYRGYNMPASATNVSSSSAGTMDNDADEYECESEDGTEDLEGEVLAQPPPSRSTSKRSRAAEVHNMSEKRRRSRINEKMKALQKLIPNSNKTDKASMLDEAIEYLKQLQLQVQMLTMRNGLNMYPLGLARVLEQNQLCQQKMGLCEGNGFTNAKVAGILHVNQDTSLNAIFGPAENCTQTKLTPAATMSYVDHSDNAFEPESSMNVHLDPFQLSRSTSKEIWRGDCLPPYGMNERTSKTASAVPFDTDASNQKRNTLEACLLQYQIGSVNETSMDHNQLIAPQLYSHIGRSTTVDIIKSECSNS, via the exons ATGGCCAACAACAATGTCTTTTCTTGGACTGATCCTGACCCTGAACCGGATGATATTTCTGTTTTTCTTCGTCATATTCTCCTTCCATCATCTTCCTCTTCATCCAATTTTATGGCCATCAAGGGTAATGAAATGCAATATTCCTCGTCGTTGCCTCAACTCATGCCTAAAAACGATCAACATGGCCTGGGAGTATCGAATGGTGATTTGTCTTCCATGCTGAATTCATCGACTGCTGGAATTTTCTCGTCGTCTTATAGGGGTTATAATATGCCTGCCAGTGCAACTAATGTTTCTTCTTCATCTGCTGGGACCATGGATAACGATGCAGATGAGTATGAATGTGAAAGTGAG GATGGCACAGAGGACTTGGAAGGGGAAGTTTTAGCCCAACCGCCACCATCTCGTAGCACTTCCAAGAGAAGCAGAGCAGCTGAAGTGCACAATATGTCTGAAAAG AGGAGAAGAAGCAGGATTAATGAGAAGATGAAAGCATTACAAAAACTTATTCCAAATTCAAACAAG ACCGACAAGGCTTCAATGCTTGATGAAGCCATAGAGTACCTCAAGCAGCTTCAGCTCCAAGTACAG ATGTTGACAATGAGAAATGGGTTAAATATGTATCCTCTGGGCCTAGCTCGAGTGCTAGAACAAAATCAACTCTGCCAGCAAAAAATGGGTTTGTGCGAGGGGAATGGATTCACAAATGCTAAAGTGGCTGGGATTCTCCACGTAAACCAAGACACCTCATTAAATGCCATTTTCGGTCCAGCTGAAAACTGTACACAAACTAAGCTAACTCCAGCGGCAACTATGTCATATGTAGACCATTCAGACAATGCTTTTGAGCCAGAGTCATCGATGAATGTTCACCTTGATCCCTTTCAGCTCTCAAGGTCTACCAGCAAG GAAATTTGGAGGGGGGATTGCTTACCTCCATATGGAATGAATGAGCGAACGTCGAAAACTGCATCAGCTG TTCCCTTTGATACCGATGCATCTAACCAGAAGAGAAACACTCTAGAAGCCTGCTTGCTTCAATATCAGATTGGTAGTGTGAATGAAACCAGTATGGATCACAACCAACTTATTGCCCCACAATTGTATAG TCATATCGGAAGAAGTACAACTGTTGACATTATCAAAAGCGAATGCAGCAACTCCTGA
- the LOC107861391 gene encoding transcription factor SPATULA isoform X1, which produces MANNNVFSWTDPDPEPDDISVFLRHILLPSSSSSSNFMAIKGNEMQYSSSLPQLMPKNDQHGLGVSNGDLSSMLNSSTAGIFSSSYRGYNMPASATNVSSSSAGTMDNDADEYECESEDGTEDLEGEVLAQPPPSRSTSKRSRAAEVHNMSEKRRRSRINEKMKALQKLIPNSNKTDKASMLDEAIEYLKQLQLQVQMLTMRNGLNMYPLGLARVLEQNQLCQQKMGLCEGNGFTNAKVAGILHVNQDTSLNAIFGPAENCTQTKLTPAATMSYVDHSDNAFEPESSMNVHLDPFQLSRSTSKEIWRGDCLPPYGMNERTSKTASAGAYVSSSVPFDTDASNQKRNTLEACLLQYQIGSVNETSMDHNQLIAPQLYSHIGRSTTVDIIKSECSNS; this is translated from the exons ATGGCCAACAACAATGTCTTTTCTTGGACTGATCCTGACCCTGAACCGGATGATATTTCTGTTTTTCTTCGTCATATTCTCCTTCCATCATCTTCCTCTTCATCCAATTTTATGGCCATCAAGGGTAATGAAATGCAATATTCCTCGTCGTTGCCTCAACTCATGCCTAAAAACGATCAACATGGCCTGGGAGTATCGAATGGTGATTTGTCTTCCATGCTGAATTCATCGACTGCTGGAATTTTCTCGTCGTCTTATAGGGGTTATAATATGCCTGCCAGTGCAACTAATGTTTCTTCTTCATCTGCTGGGACCATGGATAACGATGCAGATGAGTATGAATGTGAAAGTGAG GATGGCACAGAGGACTTGGAAGGGGAAGTTTTAGCCCAACCGCCACCATCTCGTAGCACTTCCAAGAGAAGCAGAGCAGCTGAAGTGCACAATATGTCTGAAAAG AGGAGAAGAAGCAGGATTAATGAGAAGATGAAAGCATTACAAAAACTTATTCCAAATTCAAACAAG ACCGACAAGGCTTCAATGCTTGATGAAGCCATAGAGTACCTCAAGCAGCTTCAGCTCCAAGTACAG ATGTTGACAATGAGAAATGGGTTAAATATGTATCCTCTGGGCCTAGCTCGAGTGCTAGAACAAAATCAACTCTGCCAGCAAAAAATGGGTTTGTGCGAGGGGAATGGATTCACAAATGCTAAAGTGGCTGGGATTCTCCACGTAAACCAAGACACCTCATTAAATGCCATTTTCGGTCCAGCTGAAAACTGTACACAAACTAAGCTAACTCCAGCGGCAACTATGTCATATGTAGACCATTCAGACAATGCTTTTGAGCCAGAGTCATCGATGAATGTTCACCTTGATCCCTTTCAGCTCTCAAGGTCTACCAGCAAG GAAATTTGGAGGGGGGATTGCTTACCTCCATATGGAATGAATGAGCGAACGTCGAAAACTGCATCAGCTG GAGCATATGTTTCATCTTCAGTTCCCTTTGATACCGATGCATCTAACCAGAAGAGAAACACTCTAGAAGCCTGCTTGCTTCAATATCAGATTGGTAGTGTGAATGAAACCAGTATGGATCACAACCAACTTATTGCCCCACAATTGTATAG TCATATCGGAAGAAGTACAACTGTTGACATTATCAAAAGCGAATGCAGCAACTCCTGA